A genomic segment from Nicotiana tabacum cultivar K326 chromosome 7, ASM71507v2, whole genome shotgun sequence encodes:
- the LOC107777454 gene encoding uncharacterized protein At4g00950, whose translation MGTDTEAAEMSSTLKLPLFSVESSQEDLGMLTPLHTLASIPFKWEEEPGKPRPCTDLIPLSNSTCLEPPPRLYNMEFSKTSSSPTTVFDGPYITSKPKFSSFRLLRKDRRHRRQGSFDSSTSSETGQLSTTLVLGNKKAESKSWWRRPTNVKHKGCDINSGFVFPSSIDSTDCVSLNEECSSSSIKTETLRRSGSFSGHSQAKTHIWVAIYEGFKQVIPWKSRKSKKEALIG comes from the exons ATGGGGACAGATACAGAGGCAGCAGAAATGAGTTCAACACTAAAGCTTCCTCTATTTTCAGTAGAGTCATCACAAGAGGATTTAGGGATGCTAACTCCTCTTCACACTTTAGCTTCAATACCTTTCAAATGGGAAGAAGAACCTGGAAAACCTCGTCCATGCACTGATCTTATCCCTCTTTCAAACTCCACATGTTTAGAACCACCTCCTAGGCTTTACAATATGGAATTTTCCAAGACATCTTCTTCTCCTACAACTGTATTTGACGGACCTTACATCACCAGTAAACCTAAATTTTCTTCATTCAGGTTGTTGAGGAAGGATCGTCGTCATCGTCGACAAGGGTCTTTTGATAGTAGTACTAGCTCCGAAACAGGACAACTTAGTACTACACTTGTTCTTGGTAACAAGAAAGCCGAAAGCAAAAGCTGGTGGCGCCGGCCGACTAATGTTAAACATAAAGGTTGTGATATTAATAGTGGTTTTGTGTTTCCATCTTCTATAGATTCAACAGATTGTGTTAGTCTCAATGAAGAATGCAGCAGTTCCAGTATTAAAACGGAAACACTTAGAAGAAGTGGCAGTTTCTCAGGTCACTCGCAGGCTAAGACTCACATCTGG GTAGCTATATACGAGGGTTTCAAGCAGGTAATACCATGGAAGAGCAGAAAGTCGAAAAAAGAAGCGCTAATCGGCTAA
- the LOC107820115 gene encoding uncharacterized protein LOC107820115, with product MDELPCPYAWAVLKNQQLKPGQYCSFYYKKDKLLRTYEFSVNPMPDESLWVIPTEVLEDVVLPPKGRRNARRPRKERLKPASEKESKRAFSCFVCGQGDHNRKTCRNRPK from the coding sequence ATGGATGAACTTCCATGTCCGTATGCTTGGGCGGTTTTAAAGAACCAGCAATTGAAACCTGGCCAGTATTGCTCTTTTTACTACAAGAAGGATAAACTCCTTAGAACTTATGAATTTTCAGTGAATCCGATGCCAGATGAGAGTTTATGGGTAATCCCAACAGAGGTGCTGGAAGATGTGGTCCTACCACCTAAAGGGAGAAGGAATGCAAGAAGGCCAAGAAAGGAAAGACTCAAACCTGCTTCAGAGAAAGAGTCTAAGAGGGCGTTTTCATGTTTTGTGTGTGGACAAGGTGATCACAATAGAAAAACATGTAGGAATCGACCAAAATAA